From the genome of Ctenopharyngodon idella isolate HZGC_01 chromosome 23, HZGC01, whole genome shotgun sequence, one region includes:
- the stub1 gene encoding LOW QUALITY PROTEIN: E3 ubiquitin-protein ligase CHIP (The sequence of the model RefSeq protein was modified relative to this genomic sequence to represent the inferred CDS: inserted 1 base in 1 codon) gives MASSPEKSSSAQELKEQGNRLFLSRKYQEAVTCYSKAINRNPSVAVYYTNRALCYVKLQQHDKALADCKHALELDSQSVKAHFFLGQCQLELENYEEAIGNLQRAYNLAKEQRLNFGDDIPSALRIAKKKRWNSIEEKRISQENELHAYLTKLILAEKERELDDSREKTSEDSQNGGEISKIKSKHDKYLMDMDELFSQVDEKRKKREIPDYLCGKISFELMREPCITPSGITYDRKDIEEHLQRVGHFDPVTRSPLTQDQLIPNLAMKEVIDAFIXENGWVEDY, from the exons ATGGCGAGCAGCCCGGAGAAAAGCTCCTCCGCGCAGGAGCTCAAGGAGCAGGGCAACCGCCTGTTCCTCAGCCGCAAATACCAGGAGGCCGTGACCTGCTACAGCAAAGCCATT AACCGTAACCCCTCAGTGGCCGTGTACTACACTAACAGAGCACTATGCTACGTCAAGCTACAGCAACACGACAAGGCGCTGGCCGACTGTAAACACGCCCTCGAGCTCGACAGCCAATCAGTGAAGGCGCACTTTTTCCTGGGCCAGTGTCAGCTGGAGCTGGAGAATTATGAAGAGGCCATAGGCAATCTACAGagag CCTATAACTTGGCGAAGGAACAGCGGCTGAATTTTGGAGACGATATCCCAAGTGCTCTTCGCATTGCCAAGAAAAAACGCTGGAACAGCATAGAAGAGAAACGAATCAGCCAGGAAAATGAGCTACATGCCTATCTCACCAAACTCATCCTGGCAGAGAAAGAGAG AGAGCTGGACGACAGCAGAGAGAAGACATCAGAGGACAGTCAGAACGGAGGCGAGATCAGCAAGATCAAATCCAAACAC GATAAATATTTGATGGACATGGATGAGCTTTTCTCTCAAGTAGATGAAAAGAGGAAG AAGCGAGAGATCCCAGATTACCTGTGCGGGAAGATCAGCTTTGAGCTCATGAGAGAGCCCTGCATTACTCCTAGCGGCATCACCTACGATCGCAAGGACATCGAGGAACATCTACAG cgTGTTGGCCATTTTGACCCAGTCACCCGCAGCCCGCTGACCCAAGATCAGCTGATCCCCAATCTGGCCATGAAGGAGGTGATTGACGCTTTCA CAGAGAACGGCTGGGTGGAGGActactga
- the luc7l gene encoding putative RNA-binding protein Luc7-like 1 isoform X1: protein MVQCMFASLHLQGSCRKASCSSSRDESRQRVKFTDERVCKSHLLNCCPHDILSGTRMDLGECSKIHDLALRADYEIASKERDLFFELDAVDHLESFIADCDRRTELAKKRLAETQEEISAEVAAKAEKVHELNEEIGKLLAKAEQLGAEGNVDEAQKVLQEVEKVRTKKKDAEEEYRNSMPASSFQQQKLRVCEVCSAYLGLHDNDRRLADHFGGKLHLGFIQIREKLEQLKKTVQDKQERRNQERLKRREEREREERMKKRTKSRSRERKRSRSRDRDRERRRRRSRSASREKRRSRSRSKERDRRRRHRSRSRSHSRHSREHSHKSSRDRDRERDSKHSSSERRSDGLNGRTESRRHDDREAGEI, encoded by the exons ATG GTTCAGTGTATGTTTGCCAGCCTACATCTGCAAGGGAGTTGCAGAAAAGCCTCATGTTCATCGAGCC GAGATGAGTCGAGACAGCGGGTTAAATTCACAGACGAGCGCGTCTGCAAATCGCACCTGCTCAACTGCTGCCCTCATGACATTCTCTCTGGAACg CGCATGGACCTTGGTGAATGCTCTAAGATCCATGATCTGGCGCTGAGAGCAGACTATGAGATTGCGTCTAAAGAGAGAGACCTCTTCTTTGAACTGGAT GCGGTGGATCACCTGGAATCATTTATTGCTGACTGCGACCGCAGGACTGAGTTGGCCAAGAAGCGTCTGGCTGAGACACAGGAAGAGATCAGCGCTGAAGTTGCTGCAAAG GCAGAAAAGGTTCACGAGTTGAACGAGGAGATCGGGAAGCTGCTGGCGAAGGCTGAACAGCTCGGTGCTGAGGGAAATGTAGATGAAGCCCAGAAAGTTCTACAGGAGGTTGAGAAAGTCCGGACTAAGAAGAAGGATGCAGAG GAAGAGTACAGGAACTCTATGCCCGCCTCCAGTTTCCAGCAGCAGAAGTTGCGTGTCTGTGAGGTTTGCTCCGCCTACCTGGGTCTCCATGACAATGACCGGCGTCTCGCTGACCACTTTGGCGGCAAACTGCACCTGGGCTTCATCCAGATCAGAGAGAAGCTGGAGCAGCTGAAG AAAACCGTGCAGGACAAACAGGAGAGGCGGAACCAGGAGCGACTGAAGAGGAGGGAAGAGcgggagagagaggagagaatgAAAAAGCG GACCAAGTCACGCAGCCGAGAACGCAAGAG GTCTCGTTCTCGTGACCGCGATCGAGAGCGCAGACGCAGGCGTTCCCGCTCCGCGTCACGAGAGAAGCGCCGTTCCCGTTCTCGCTCCAAAGAGCGCGACAGACGCCGGCGGCACCGATCTCGATCCAGATCCCACTCGCGGCACAGCCGAGAACACTCACACAA gtcTTCACGGGACCGTGATCGTGAGAGGGACAGCAAGCACAGTTCATCTGAGCGGAGATCAGACGGGCTGAACGGCAGGACAGAATCTCGCCGTCATGATGACAGAGAGGCTGGAGAGATCTGA
- the luc7l gene encoding putative RNA-binding protein Luc7-like 1 isoform X3, which yields MDLGECSKIHDLALRADYEIASKERDLFFELDAVDHLESFIADCDRRTELAKKRLAETQEEISAEVAAKAEKVHELNEEIGKLLAKAEQLGAEGNVDEAQKVLQEVEKVRTKKKDAEEEYRNSMPASSFQQQKLRVCEVCSAYLGLHDNDRRLADHFGGKLHLGFIQIREKLEQLKKTVQDKQERRNQERLKRREEREREERMKKRTKSRSRERKRSRSRDRDRERRRRRSRSASREKRRSRSRSKERDRRRRHRSRSRSHSRHSREHSHKSSRDRDRERDSKHSSSERRSDGLNGRTESRRHDDREAGEI from the exons ATGGACCTTGGTGAATGCTCTAAGATCCATGATCTGGCGCTGAGAGCAGACTATGAGATTGCGTCTAAAGAGAGAGACCTCTTCTTTGAACTGGAT GCGGTGGATCACCTGGAATCATTTATTGCTGACTGCGACCGCAGGACTGAGTTGGCCAAGAAGCGTCTGGCTGAGACACAGGAAGAGATCAGCGCTGAAGTTGCTGCAAAG GCAGAAAAGGTTCACGAGTTGAACGAGGAGATCGGGAAGCTGCTGGCGAAGGCTGAACAGCTCGGTGCTGAGGGAAATGTAGATGAAGCCCAGAAAGTTCTACAGGAGGTTGAGAAAGTCCGGACTAAGAAGAAGGATGCAGAG GAAGAGTACAGGAACTCTATGCCCGCCTCCAGTTTCCAGCAGCAGAAGTTGCGTGTCTGTGAGGTTTGCTCCGCCTACCTGGGTCTCCATGACAATGACCGGCGTCTCGCTGACCACTTTGGCGGCAAACTGCACCTGGGCTTCATCCAGATCAGAGAGAAGCTGGAGCAGCTGAAG AAAACCGTGCAGGACAAACAGGAGAGGCGGAACCAGGAGCGACTGAAGAGGAGGGAAGAGcgggagagagaggagagaatgAAAAAGCG GACCAAGTCACGCAGCCGAGAACGCAAGAG GTCTCGTTCTCGTGACCGCGATCGAGAGCGCAGACGCAGGCGTTCCCGCTCCGCGTCACGAGAGAAGCGCCGTTCCCGTTCTCGCTCCAAAGAGCGCGACAGACGCCGGCGGCACCGATCTCGATCCAGATCCCACTCGCGGCACAGCCGAGAACACTCACACAA gtcTTCACGGGACCGTGATCGTGAGAGGGACAGCAAGCACAGTTCATCTGAGCGGAGATCAGACGGGCTGAACGGCAGGACAGAATCTCGCCGTCATGATGACAGAGAGGCTGGAGAGATCTGA
- the luc7l gene encoding putative RNA-binding protein Luc7-like 1 isoform X2, giving the protein MSAQAQMRALLDQLMGTSRDGDESRQRVKFTDERVCKSHLLNCCPHDILSGTRMDLGECSKIHDLALRADYEIASKERDLFFELDAVDHLESFIADCDRRTELAKKRLAETQEEISAEVAAKAEKVHELNEEIGKLLAKAEQLGAEGNVDEAQKVLQEVEKVRTKKKDAEEEYRNSMPASSFQQQKLRVCEVCSAYLGLHDNDRRLADHFGGKLHLGFIQIREKLEQLKKTVQDKQERRNQERLKRREEREREERMKKRTKSRSRERKRSRSRDRDRERRRRRSRSASREKRRSRSRSKERDRRRRHRSRSRSHSRHSREHSHKSSRDRDRERDSKHSSSERRSDGLNGRTESRRHDDREAGEI; this is encoded by the exons ATGTCGGCCCAGGCTCAGATGAGAGCTTTGCTGGATCAGCTGATGGGAACGTCGAGGGATG GAGATGAGTCGAGACAGCGGGTTAAATTCACAGACGAGCGCGTCTGCAAATCGCACCTGCTCAACTGCTGCCCTCATGACATTCTCTCTGGAACg CGCATGGACCTTGGTGAATGCTCTAAGATCCATGATCTGGCGCTGAGAGCAGACTATGAGATTGCGTCTAAAGAGAGAGACCTCTTCTTTGAACTGGAT GCGGTGGATCACCTGGAATCATTTATTGCTGACTGCGACCGCAGGACTGAGTTGGCCAAGAAGCGTCTGGCTGAGACACAGGAAGAGATCAGCGCTGAAGTTGCTGCAAAG GCAGAAAAGGTTCACGAGTTGAACGAGGAGATCGGGAAGCTGCTGGCGAAGGCTGAACAGCTCGGTGCTGAGGGAAATGTAGATGAAGCCCAGAAAGTTCTACAGGAGGTTGAGAAAGTCCGGACTAAGAAGAAGGATGCAGAG GAAGAGTACAGGAACTCTATGCCCGCCTCCAGTTTCCAGCAGCAGAAGTTGCGTGTCTGTGAGGTTTGCTCCGCCTACCTGGGTCTCCATGACAATGACCGGCGTCTCGCTGACCACTTTGGCGGCAAACTGCACCTGGGCTTCATCCAGATCAGAGAGAAGCTGGAGCAGCTGAAG AAAACCGTGCAGGACAAACAGGAGAGGCGGAACCAGGAGCGACTGAAGAGGAGGGAAGAGcgggagagagaggagagaatgAAAAAGCG GACCAAGTCACGCAGCCGAGAACGCAAGAG GTCTCGTTCTCGTGACCGCGATCGAGAGCGCAGACGCAGGCGTTCCCGCTCCGCGTCACGAGAGAAGCGCCGTTCCCGTTCTCGCTCCAAAGAGCGCGACAGACGCCGGCGGCACCGATCTCGATCCAGATCCCACTCGCGGCACAGCCGAGAACACTCACACAA gtcTTCACGGGACCGTGATCGTGAGAGGGACAGCAAGCACAGTTCATCTGAGCGGAGATCAGACGGGCTGAACGGCAGGACAGAATCTCGCCGTCATGATGACAGAGAGGCTGGAGAGATCTGA
- the fam234a gene encoding protein FAM234A has translation MADDGRGFEAEPLKGGEAEGGVSKEKSCAGKLGLSHLTGWRTAAFLLSLFLCLFVVFAFSFILPCPVRPQYTPAWNRTFPTAATYNFLSVEDANEDKVLDVFFMYKDADASRNTCLSKDLSIPCVVLMAVDGTDGKTLWKRPLAAEFYWVECGVKGLGRKETGCLVAHADNLTAVDKQSGLIMWQQSRSSLMNGTLPLISVMDLNADGAEDFAILSYYPEAPSFTPIPTELVFFSGKSGDQIGRVDVDMKGIFGHLPFKTASGAQYLLLLNDTGLYAVSLQYLVAQAGLKSALKKEKSWEEKSDSQTGLISLYQCDSLKRVSVVHGSGSPSLLVQTDSSVSLLLTDKLKIAWTTNTSALLSAPTFGQFNKDGIPDIMIEEDVGNDTKRVIVLSGHSGDVLWKVNLLYDTPNPRPASVLTLNTYSVFMLWGQSNQTMQSSFLLHPRYSQMLLERRNPAQNILSFKATLLERGRHACYLVLSGPDGRQHVELGEMEPVILTKRKIKDDVSESGVLGVEADEPISEDTEKSVKEAFYRLRFSDAPF, from the exons ATGGCAGATGATGGGCGTGGTTTTGAGGCGGAGCCTCTGAAGGGTGGAGAGGCAGAAGGGGGCGTGTCTAAGGAGAAAAGCTGCGCAGGAAAGCTGGGCTTATCCCACTTGACAGGCTGGCGCACAGCTGcattcctcctctctctcttcctgtgCCTGTTCGTTGTCTTCGCCTTTTCATTCATTCTTCCCTGCCCCGTACGGCCGCAATACACACCCGCCTGGAACCGCACATTTCCTACCGCAG CCACGTATAATTTCTTGTCTGTTGAGGACGCCAATGAAGACAAAGTCTTGGATGTGTTCTTCATGTACAAGGATGCTGATGCCAGCCGCAACACATGTTTGAGTAAAG ATTTGTCAATCCCGTGTGTGGTTTTAATGGCTGTTGATGGTACTGATGGGAAGACACTTTGGAAACGACCTTTAGCTGCTGAATTTTATTGGGTGGAGTGTGGCGTAAAGGGGCTCGGACGTAAAGAAACAGGATGTCTGGTTGCTCACGCAGACAATCTCACGGCGGTCGACAAACAGTCCG GTCTGATCATGTGGCAGCAGTCGCGTtcttctttgatgaatggaactCTCCCGCTGATCAGCGTTATGGATCTGAATGCTGACGGAGCAGAGGACTTTGCCATCCTTTCATACTATCCTGAAGCTCCATCATTCACACCCATAccg ACCGAGCTAGTGTTTTTCTCAGGGAAGTCAGGTGATCAGATCGGGAGGGTGGATGTGGACATGAAGGGGATTTTTGGTCATCTGCCGTTCAAAACGGCCAGTGGCGCTCAATACCTGCTGTTACTCAATG ACACTGGGCTCTACGCGGTCAGTTTGCAATATCTGGTGGCTCAGGCTGGCCTGAAATCTGCgctgaagaaagagaaaagctggGAGGAAAAATCTGACAGTCAAACTGGACTCATCTCACTCTATCA GTGTGATTCCCTGAAGCGCGTGTCGGTTGTTCATGGCAGTGGTTCTCCATCACTGCTGGTCCAAACGGACTCCAGCGTGTCACTGCTGCTCACAGACAAACTGAAGATCGCATGGACCACCAACACCAGCGCTCTGCTGAG tGCACCCACATTTGGGCAATTCAACAAAGATGGAATTCCAGACATAATGATAGAGGAAGATGTTGGCAATGACACCAAAAGA GTGATAGTTCTCAGCGGACACTCTGGAGACGTCCTGTGGAAGGTGAATCTGTTGTACGATACTCCGAATCCTCGTCCGGCATCGGTCCTCACGCTGAACACATACTCAGTGTTCATGCTTTGGGGACAGAGCAACCAGACA ATGCAGTCATCATTCCTGCTGCATCCTCGATACTCCCAAATGTTGCTGGAAAGAAGAAATCCTGCACAGAACATTCTCTCTTTTAAGG CAACCCTGTTGGAGCGAGGTCGCCACGCCTGTTACCTCGTTCTTTCTGGACCCGACGGGCGGCAGCATGTGGAATTAGGTGAGATGGAGCCAGTGATTCTGACCAAGCGGAAGATAAAGGATGACGTGTCGGAGAGCGGGGTTCTGGGGGTAGAAGCTGATGAACCCATTTCTGAAGACACAGAGAAGTCCGTGAAGGAGGCTTTCTACAGGCTGCGCTTCAGTGATGCACCTTTCTGA
- the LOC127506073 gene encoding cytochrome c oxidase subunit 6B1 — protein MAEDIQQKLEKYRTAPFDARFPNQNQTRNCWQNYLDYYRCQKALDSKGVDTAPCDWYKRVYKSLCPLSWIEKWDSQRDDGTFPGKI, from the exons ATGGCAGAGGACATTCAGCAGAAACTGGAGAAGTACCGCACGGCACCATTCGATGCCCGCTTCCCGAACCAGAACCAGACGAGAAACTGCTGGCAGAATTACCTGG attATTATCGATGCCAAAAAGCTCTGGATTCCAAAGGTGTGGACACAGCCCCATGTGACTGGTACAAGAGGGTCTACAAGTCTCTCTGCCCTCTTTCCTGG ATCGAGAAATGGGACTCTCAGAGGGACGACGGCACGTTCCCAGGGAAGATCTGA